A genomic region of Kluyveromyces marxianus DMKU3-1042 DNA, complete genome, chromosome 5 contains the following coding sequences:
- the TEM1 gene encoding Ras family GTPase TEM1, translating to MSTDKVPSLRHQVRVKVGLIGDAQVGKTSLMVKYVQNVFDEEYTQTLGVHYLERKVVLGSTDVIFSIMDLGGQREFINMLPLVSEGAVAIVFLFDLTRPETLNSIKEWYRQARGFNETAISILVGTKYDLFVEMDSKYQEEVSRTAMKYAQVMKSPLIFSSTQSSINVQKIFKVVIAKAFNLTLKVPEYKQIGEPLLIYKSLGPTRPPSPNKRQVHTPPPSS from the coding sequence ATGTCCACAGATAAGGTACCGAGTCTTAGACACCAAGTGAGGGTTAAAGTCGGGCTCATAGGCGATGCCCAGGTTGGCAAAACGTCATTGATGGTGAAGTACGTCCAAAATGTGTTTGACGAAGAGTATACGCAGACTTTAGGGGTTCATTATCTCGAGAGGAAAGTAGTACTGGGCTCGACAGATGTGATATTCTCCATTATGGATCTTGGAGGACAGAGAGAGTTCATTAACATGCTGCCGCTTGTTTCCGAGGGGGCAGTGGCCATAgtctttttgtttgatcTGACACGTCCCGAAACGCTGAATTCGATTAAGGAATGGTATCGTCAAGCAAGAGGATTTAACGAGACGGCTATATCGATTCTTGTGGGGACAAAGTACGATCTGTTCGTAGAAATGGATTCTAAGTACCAGGAAGAAGTCTCTAGAACTGCCATGAAATACGCACAGGTGATGAAGTCGCCCCTAATATTTAGCTCCACGCAATCGTCGATTAATGTTCAAAAAATCTTCAAAGTCGTGATAGCAAAGGCTTTCAATCTAACGTTGAAAGTCCCGGAATATAAGCAGATTGGCGAGCCACTGCTGATATACAAATCGCTTGGGCCCACGCGACCTCCATCGCCAAATAAGCGACAGGTACACACTCCCCCACCATCCTCTTGA
- the RPS1B gene encoding 40S ribosomal protein eS1 — MAVGKNKRLSKGKKGLKKRVVDPFTRKEWYDIKAPSTFENRNVGKTLVNKSVGLKNASDSLKGRVVEVCLADLQGSEDHSFRKVKLRVDEVQGKNLLTNFHGMDFTTDKLRSMVRKWQTLIEANVTVKTSDEYVLRIFAIAFTRKQANQVKRTSYAQSSHIRQIRKVISEILTREVQNSTLAQLTSKLIPEVINKEIENATKDIFPLQNVHIRKVKLLKQPKFDLGALLSLHGEASAEEKGKKVAGFKDEILETV, encoded by the coding sequence ATGGCTGTTGGTAAGAACAAGAGATTGTCCAAGGGTAAGAAgggtttgaagaagagagttGTCGACCCATTCACCAGAAAGGAATGGTACGATATCAAGGCTCCATCCACCTTTGAAAACAGAAACGTCGGTAAGACCTTGGTCAACAAGTCCGTTGGTTTGAAGAACGCTTCCGACTCTTTGAAGGGCCgtgttgttgaagtttgtTTGGCTGACTTGCAAGGTTCTGAAGACCACTCTTTCAGAAAGGTCAAGTTGAGAGTTGACGAAGTTCAAGGTAAGAACTTGTTGACCAACTTCCACGGTATGGATTTCACTACTGACAAGTTGAGATCTATGGTTAGAAAATGGCAAACTTTGATTGAAGCCAATGTCACCGTTAAGACTTCTGACGAATACGTTCTAAGAATCTTCGCCATTGCCTTCACCAGAAAGCAAGCTAACCAAGTCAAGAGAACCTCTTACGCTCAATCTTCTCACATCAGACAAATCAGAAAGGTTATCTCTGAAATCTTGACCAGAGAAGTCCAAAACTCCACTTTGGCTCAATTGACCTCCAAGTTGATCCCAGAAGTTATTAACAAGGAAATTGAAAACGCTACCAAGGATATCTTCCCATTGCAAAACGTCCACATCAGAAAGGTTAAGTTGTTGAAGCAACCAAAGTTCGACTTGGGTGCTTTGTTGTCCTTGCATGGTGAAGCTTctgctgaagaaaaaggtaaGAAGGTTGCTGGTTTCAAGGATGAAATCTTGGAAACTGTGTAA
- the MFT1 gene encoding Mft1p, whose protein sequence is MSLQEEAVEKRLSLYHFSKVFPNYLSQLQQIQSLVQRLLDHNLNENDQLSIEEVKNLRVSLEDKYLEAKNFVETERLSYNALDVSLERTVDNTKNGMESQLSVLRDLREELAERNDRLHQLHLDIADFNEESVHLNTHSTTLKCTKSEWINNVLEDEASFDKLLEYRVFKPVGNGLYSVTEELFDGEIELKRMNQLMKKDIDRLKMDLDDYKQKWLDNYDTMSKIGSIIKGKLNERSNGSEENEDDYEEEEEAIERIKKNDVYESEDDGEERSSFNTDEEEDEEEDEDEYGIEQDEEDIDIADSGADADADVKVEIGENAVDSNDSTGLNEGENNNDGDADQEMNDA, encoded by the coding sequence atgtCACTACAGGAAGAAGCTGTTGAAAAGAGGCTTTCTTTATATCATTTCAGCAAAGTTTTCCCGAATTATCTATCGCAATTGCAGCAAATACAGTCATTAGTACAGCGATTGTTGGACCATAATCTGAATGAAAACGATCAGTTAAGTATAGAAGAGGTGAAAAATCTAAGAGTATCATTAGAGGATAAGTATTTGGAAGCCAAAAATTTCGTAGAGACTGAAAGGCTAAGTTACAATGCATTAGATGTGAGTCTAGAAAGAACTGTAGACAACACTAAGAATGGAATGGAGAGCCAATTATCTGTATTACGAGACCTAAGGGAGGAACTAGCAGAGAGAAATGATAGATTACATCAATTGCACTTAGATATTGCAGATTTCAATGAAGAGTCTGTTCATTTGAATACACATTCTACAACCTTAAAATGTACAAAATCTGAATGGATCAATAACGTTTTAGAAGATGAGGCATCGTTTGACAAACTATTAGAGTACAGAGTTTTCAAGCCCGTTGGAAATGGTCTATATTCAGTTACTGAGGAGCTATTTGATGGTGAAATCGAGTTGAAGCGCATGAATcaattaatgaaaaaggATATTGACAGACTCAAGATGGACCTTGACGATTATAAGCAAAAGTGGCTCGATAACTACGATACAATGTCTAAGATAGGTTCAATAATCAAGGGGAAACTTAATGAAAGAAGCAACGGATCGGAAGAAAATGAGGATGATTACgaggaggaagaggagGCGATTGAACGCATCAAAAAGAACGATGTGTATGAGAGCGAAGATGATGGCGAAGAAAGGTCTTCGTTTAAtacagatgaagaagaggatgaagaagaggatgaggatgaatATGGAATTGAACAGGACGAAGAGGACATCGATATCGCTGATAGCGGTGCAGATGCAGATGCAGACGTAAAAGTGGAGATTGGAGAAAACGCTGTTGATTCTAACGACAGCACAGGACTTAATGAGGgagaaaataataatgatggTGATGCAGATCAGGAGATGAATGATGCGTAG
- the SEC39 gene encoding Sec39p: MNPQLYLCASVFSTRGDSERVSRVLRAIRSDHDDDKIAILKLISVLWPEMDDPMKLAFVWDASESNGTDDENDLLISLIQEDTLLTAIVEMDIDTITIRMNTVSSFIEEKLGKFGLEFGSDSMMEDFLRARTLVVNSVNKDALCTVDLLQQSHKDSLKSWIEGTLKPLAHLNRRLDPGSKLSIYELESLSIQDVVATMWDLPVKEPSVVRSMMLYELKPYLEERKTYEPFYQVIFNEANFPLDTFDNFQIFKFLSNNPLIDDTKFKTTKWEIIYNHCINLRNIPLPNMLFELESIIKSFGDDSQIYSGMSLKQWLINIRFMNAMDIKDLKSLKQLKNEDSLAQASYFSMIAQNMFQGRIGIETVQSILEFIDSSILFDKLSVDVQTSIVLETLLKHGNFDVLEQFASSSGIKIADRVIIQHFWRFFNAASSASRSDINLKNAGRTLNLLNDKNANSNLFDILALVNRLSHYSLSFKRGVPFRPVHLLEFKSNPMEIIEKLLDLNPKLRKDIDTTFALLQEIYGVLKIKPSDDNFTKEFSKLLAEHINNSLANGDFNFAFDQALKLVDRPGASDHWVTIFQVGKYIDPNWIDGETPTEIIYLQLGILSKLLHVCPEKEYEVIVSQWSSLELELSTRNLISDKYSLENYQRSNDNFMNDVSTNVGNFLSGKFQWNLGSS, from the coding sequence ATGAATCCCCAATTGTACCTTTGTGCCAGTGTTTTTAGCACTCGTGGCGACTCAGAGAGGGTTTCTCGTGTTTTAAGAGCTATTAGGTCTGACCATGACGATGATAAGATTGCGATTTTAAAGTTAATAAGTGTATTGTGGCCTGAAATGGATGATCCCATGAAACTCGCTTTTGTATGGGATGCTAGTGAAAGCAATGGTACGGATGACGAGAATGATTTGCTTATTTCGTTGATTCAAGAAGACACACTACTGACGGCAATTGTAGAAATGGATATTGACACTATTACGATCCGGATGAACACCGTGTCAAGCTTTATTGAAGAGAAGCTAGGTAAGTTTGGTTTAGAGTTTGGATCAGATAGCATGATGGAAGATTTCCTTAGAGCTCGTACGTTGGTGGTCAACTCTGTCAATAAGGATGCACTATGCACAGTTGATTTACTTCAACAATCACATAAGGATTCCTTAAAAAGCTGGATTGAGGGAACTTTGAAACCTTTAGCACATTTGAATCGGAGGTTGGATCCTGGTTCCAAACTCTCCATATATGAACTTGAAAGTTTGAGTATCCAAGACGTTGTGGCTACGATGTGGGACTTGCCCGTTAAGGAACCTAGTGTCGTCAGATCAATGATGCTATATGAACTGAAACCATATttagaagagagaaaaacaTATGAACCATTTTATCAAGTGATATTCAATGAGGCTAACTTCCCACTAGACACATTTGACAACTTTCAAATTTTTAAGTTTTTGTCTAACAATCCACTTATAGATGATACCAAGTTTAAAACAACTAAATGGGAAATTATTTACAACCACTGTATTAACTTAAGAAATATTCCATTGCCTAACATGTTATTTGAACTCGAGTCCATTATTAAATCATTCGGAGATGATTCACAAATTTACAGTGGAATGTCGTTAAAGCAATGGCTAATTAACATTAGGTTTATGAATGCAATGGACATTAAAGATTTAAAGTCTTTGAAGCAACTGAAAAATGAGGATAGTTTAGCACAGGCATCTTACTTTTCTATGATTGCTCAGAATATGTTTCAAGGtagaattggaattgaaaCAGTGCAAAGTATTCTCGAGTTCATTGATTCATCGATCCTTTTCGATAAACTATCAGTAGATGTACAAACGTCTATTGTTTTAGAAACTTTACTAAAGCATGGAAATTTTGATGTCTTAGAACAATTCGCCTCTTCCTCTGGCATCAAAATAGCTGATAGAGTTATTATCCAACATTTTTGGAGATTCTTCAATGCGGCTTCAAGTGCTTCGCGCTCTGATATCAATTTAAAGAATGCAGGTAGAACTCTCAACTTACTAAATGACAAAAATGCAAATTCTAATCTCTTTGATATTCTAGCTCTAGTAAACCGATTGTCGCACTATTCTCTAAGTTTCAAAAGGGGAGTTCCGTTCAGACCGGTTCATTTGCTAGAGTTTAAGTCTAATCCAATGGAAATTATCGAAAAACTATTAGATTTGAATCCTAAGCTCAGAAAAGATATAGATACGACATTTGCCTTGCTACAAGAAATATATGGTGTGCTGAAGATAAAGCCCTCAGATGATAATTTTACAAAAGAGTTTTCGAAACTTCTTGCAGAACATATTAATAACTCATTAGCAAACGGTGATTTTAATTTTGCATTTGACCAAGCACTTAAATTGGTTGATAGACCAGGTGCTTCAGATCATTGGGTCACTATTTTCCAGGTCGGAAAGTATATAGATCCTAACTGGATTGATGGTGAAACACCCACAGAGATAATATATTTGCAATTAGGAATACTTTCCAAATTGTTGCATGTCTGTCCAGAAAAGGAGTACGAGGTTATAGTTTCACAATGGTCAAGCTTAGAACTGGAGTTGTCCACCAGAAACCTGATTTCTGATAAGTATTCTTTGGAAAACTATCAAAGGTCTAATGATAACTTTATGAATGACGTCTCAACAAATGTTGGAAACTTTTTATCTGGTAAATTCCAATGGAATCTAGGAAGCAGTTAA
- the PIF1 gene encoding DNA helicase PIF1, translated as MWRNHQRLVSNYRFFGSFLGPRRTPFLSSFHTVGYQQNLLSSYAPKHNPERKSMQNKPIPEDLIEIIDDSLEEIGNPSYDAWDTSGDDDILMHVADLEKLNPRFSIQQDNWKKQHQHPNLPAMEFAKKPLKEEKNLNSNNESDRKLTAKVPKLERLDTIDDLAEHENKLKTEQKHENITYQDKERSRPSDDHPKLQLSHNRQITFLTQQMSMNEYTSNDSRESSVTPDSGRKRVRAITLSEEQEHVIELARRKMNIFYTGSAGTGKSVLLKELIKTLKSMYGNTGAVAVTASTGLAACNIGGITLHSFAGIGLGIGDEAMLLKKVRRSAKHRERWKSIKALVIDEISMIDGNLLDKLDGIAKTIRRSKKPFGGIQIILCGDFFQLPPVTKSNQQLKFAFQSYAWRTAIDATIILRKVFRQQGDHRFIEMLNEMRTGVISNQTLEEFRQLSRPLPNDDIVPAELFSTRSEVDGANYSRLRTLPGETMTYDASDGGVLENEDLRKKLLENFLAPKKLELKIGAQVMNIKNIDATLVNGSLGKVLAFLDSDTFAFLKGPFKSNKILSDEDVDQLSENPQLEDYWSEEEDTTAKQSKQRKKEVELEKSFMQQQKERIQIESPLSDTVFDFFMTDSSNLSERLKKNVERKKQIVRNLHKSARGAKLPLVQFFTPSGDARVVLIRPETWAMEDEKDVPLVSRTQLPLILAWSLSIHKSQGQTLSKVKVDLKRVFEKGQAYVALSRAVSRSGLQVLNFDRTKVKAHDVVVEFYQSLSSASSVMKELNEKKVLCEKDTNDTKAPSKTNQTEPRPQKRNLETMLMNRMTKIKRKKSDEIPGKTIVDLAYESVSENRLSQEN; from the coding sequence ATGTGGAGGAACCACCAAAGACTAGTTTCAAATTATAGGTTTTTTGGCAGTTTCTTGGGGCCCCGTCGTACACCATTTCTATCCTCGTTCCATACCGTAGGTTATCAACAAAACTTACTATCAAGTTACGCACCAAAACACAATCCAGAGAGGAAAAGCATGCAAAATAAACCAATACCAGAGGATCTTATAGAGATCATTGATgattctttggaagaaattggGAATCCCAGTTATGACGCCTGGGATACGAgtggtgatgatgacatTTTGATGCATGTTGCTGACCTTGAGAAACTCAACCCTAGGTTTTCCATTCAGCAAGACAACTGGaaaaaacaacatcaacaccCCAATCTACCCGCCATGGAATTTGCCAAGAAACCtttgaaagaggaaaagaactTAAATAGCAACAACGAATCTGATAGAAAACTAACAGCTAAGGTACCTAAACTAGAAAGACTAGACACTATAGATGATTTAGCTGAACATGAAAATAAGCTGAAGACCGAACAGAAGCATGAAAATATTACATACCAGGATAAAGAACGGTCTCGTCCTTCTGATGATCACCCAAAGCTACAACTTTCTCACAATCGCCAGATAACGTTCTTAACTCAACAAATGTCAATGAACGAATATACATCAAACGATTCAAGAGAATCGAGTGTAACTCCTGATTCTGGGAGGAAGAGAGTTCGCGCTATTACATTATCTGAAGAACAGGAACATGTCATTGAGCTTGCTAGACGAAAAATGAACATATTCTACACTGGTAGTGCTGGTACTGGTAAATCTGTGTTATTGAAGGAGCTAATCAAAACGTTGAAAAGTATGTACGGAAATACAGGTGCAGTAGCTGTTACTGCTTCAACAGGGCTTGCCGCATGTAATATCGGAGGTATTACCTTGCACTCATTCGCAGGCATTGGACTTGGAATAGGTGATGAAGCAATGCTACTAAAGAAAGTCAGACGATCTGCAAAACACAGAGAACGTTGGAAATCTATCAAAGCCTTAGTTATTGATGAGATATCAATGATCGATGGAAATCTTCTCGATAAACTAGACGGTATTGCCAAAACAATCAGAAGATCTAAAAAGCCTTTTGGTGGTATTCAAATAATCTTATGTGGTGACTTTTTCCAATTACCACCCGTCACTAAATCTAACCAACAACTTAAATTTGCATTTCAATCGTATGCCTGGAGAACAGCTATCGATGCAACTATCATTCTTCGTAAAGTTTTCAGACAACAAGGTGATCACCGATTCATCGAAATGTTGAACGAAATGAGAACCGGTGTTATTTCTAATCAGACATTAGAGGAGTTCAGACAATTATCAAGACCCTTGCcaaatgatgatattgtGCCAGCTGAATTATTCAGTACAAGATCGGAAGTGGATGGCGCTAATTATTCAAGATTAAGAACCCTTCCTGGGGAGACCATGACATACGACGCTTCAGATGGCGGTGTTCTTGAAAATGAGGActtaagaaagaaattaCTAGAGAATTTCCTTGCACCAAAGAAGCTAGAGCTTAAGATTGGGGCCCAAGTGAtgaatattaaaaatatcGATGCGACACTTGTAAACGGGAGTTTAGGGAAAGTTTTAGCATTCTTAGACTCCGATACCTTTGCCTTCTTAAAGGGTCCATTCAAATCTAACAAAATACTGAGTGATGAGGATGTAGATCAACTGAGTGAAAATCCTCAACTAGAGGATTATTGgagtgaagaagaggataCCACTGCCAAACAGTcaaagcaaagaaaaaaggaagtCGAACTCGAAAAATCTTTTATGCAACAGCAAAAAGAACGGATTCAAATTGAGTCTCCTCTAAGTGACACAGTTTTTGACTTCTTCATGACGGACAGTAGCAACCTAAGTGAAAGGCTAAAAAAGAATGTTGAACGAAAAAAGCAAATTGTACGAAATCTTCATAAAAGCGCCAGAGGCGCCAAGTTGCCATTGGTTCAATTCTTTACACCTTCTGGTGACGCCAGAGTTGTTCTTATCAGACCTGAAACCTGGGCAATGGAGGATGAAAAAGACGTTCCTTTAGTCTCTAGAACACAGCTGCCATTAATTTTAGCCTGGTCACTTTCAATTCATAAATCACAAGGTCAAACCCTTTCTAAAGTAAAAGTGGATTTAAAAAGggtatttgaaaaaggcCAAGCGTACGTTGCACTTTCGAGAGCGGTCTCAAGAAGTGGGTTACAGGTTTTGAATTTTGACCGGACTAAAGTCAAAGCCCATGATGTTGTCGTTGAATTCTATCAAAGTCTTTCCAGTGCTAGTTCTGTGATGAAAGAACTgaacgaaaagaaagttCTTTGCGAAAAGGACACGAATGACACAAAAGCTCCGTCGaaaacaaatcaaacaGAGCCTCGTCCTCAAAAGAGGAATTTGGAAACAATGCTAATGAATAGAATGACgaaaatcaaaagaaagaaatcgGATGAAATACCAGGTAAAACGATAGTCGATCTGGCATATGAAAGTGTCAGCGAGAACCGTTTATCACAAGagaattaa
- the OGG1 gene encoding 8-oxoguanine glycosylase OGG1 codes for MTGKILFQAGELILRNSLHCGQSFRWVNKENTELFYSTVKIGDTHELVFLNQTEDDCVEYDCYNKQNLPKLETFFRDYFRLDLSLDNLMRDWIEVDPERFKYKQHRGVRVLKQDPWETLCSFICSSNNNISRITKMCHSLATQYGDEVGEFEGVKQYSFPSSDQLVSKATEDELRDLGFGYRAKYIMGTAQLMSMEKDGMTDSEYMLSWRTKGKMSYEDAKEKLMMYPGVGPKVADCVLLMGGLGFDEVVPVDVHIARIAERDYKFNSTSKEIEKLQAKYKNFPITRKKVNYKLDVYRKRFQELWGQYAGWAQCILFSQEIGKTVGANSNDKIVQKRKIDEYEEINKIGEKMDIVSVKVEEEEVSIEEYSVTGRPLRKAVKRAKKVY; via the coding sequence ATGACGGGCAAAATATTGTTCCAAGCGGGGGAGCTTATATTGAGAAACTCTCTTCATTGTGGACAATCCTTTAGATGGGTTAATAAAGAGAACACAGAGTTGTTTTATTCGACAGTTAAAATAGGCGACACACATGAGCTAGTGTTCTTAAATCAAACAGAAGATGATTGTGTTGAGTACGATTGTTATAATAAGCAAAATCTGCCAAAACTGGAGACATTTTTTAGAGATTACTTTAGGCTTGATCTGTCTTTGGACAACCTAATGAGAGACTGGATAGAGGTTGATCCGGAAAGGTTCAAGTATAAACAGCACAGGGGAGTGAGAGTACTGAAACAGGACCCTTGGGAAACTTTGTGCTCTTTTATCTGCtcaagtaataataatatatcgAGAATCACCAAAATGTGTCATTCTTTAGCTACTCAATACGGAGATGAAGTTGGAGAGTTTGAAGGCGTGAAGCAATACTCGTTCCCTAGCTCTGATCAACTGGTATCTAAGGCAACTGAGGATGAATTGAGAGACCTTGGATTTGGGTACAGAGCAAAGTATATAATGGGAACTGCACAATTAATGTCAATGGAGAAAGATGGCATGACTGATTCGGAGTACATGCTAAGTTGGCGAACCAAAGGTAAGATGAGTTACGAAGATGCAAAGGAGAAGCTAATGATGTATCCGGGAGTAGGTCCAAAAGTTGCTGATTGTGTGCTTCTTATGGGAGGACTAGGTTTTGATGAAGTTGTTCCTGTGGACGTTCATATTGCACGAATTGCGGAAAGAGATTACAAGTTTAATAGTACCTCAAAAGAGATCGAAAAACTACAAGCCAAATATAAGAACTTCCCAATAACTCGTAAAAAAGTGAATTATAAACTCGATGTATACCGAAAAAGATTCCAGGAGCTATGGGGCCAATATGCAGGATGGGCTCAGtgtattcttttctcaCAAGAAATTGGTAAAACTGTTGGTGCCAATAGTAACGACAAAATTGtacagaaaagaaaaatagatGAGTACGAAGAAATTAACAAAATTGGTGAAAAGATGGATATTGTCTCAGTaaaagttgaagaagaagaagtctCTATAGAAGAGTATAGTGTTACAGGTCGCCCTTTAAGAAAAGCAGTTAAACGTGCCAAGAAAGTGTattga
- the MRPL4 gene encoding mitochondrial 54S ribosomal protein uL29m has protein sequence MFAAKRGFHSTVNAAARTRFTKPKPKPPKRENVRPPTQKTHHDADLKVTAPIPPAAANLKCPDDHPLWQFFSDKKFLRTPDELDTLSRSWSIPELRRKSFNDLHSLWYACLKEQNILMREIHLVRFQFDGQTEGYDELNEKIRTTMWRIRHVLSERDWAFRNASKEFESEKEAFVQKFEKEFLEAPANEDEEAFESLQRFQLAVYGISEYIDENKVDRTFVDGLKAIATLKLKKFSPRNEEIKLFLEESNNEIVDAGESFLLYTSDNTLEGVLEACKAVRELRESGSSVSRYDEIETVAEYVNKLAQAQLAKAAEAEVKLQEEDAKTNANVL, from the coding sequence ATGTTTGCCGCAAAGAGAGGGTTCCATAGCACAGTTAACGCTGCTGCAAGAACGAGATTTACGAAACCAAAGCCCAAACCTCCAAAGAGAGAAAACGTTAGACCACCTACCCAGAAAACACACCATGACGCAGATTTGAAAGTGACAGCTCCAATTCCTCCAGCTGCTGCGAATTTGAAGTGCCCAGATGACCATCCATTATGGCAATTTTTCTCCGACAAGAAGTTTTTAAGAACACCAGATGAGTTGGACACACTATCTAGATCATGGAGTATTCCAGAgttgagaagaaaatctTTCAACGATCTACACTCTCTATGGTATGCATGTTTGAAGGAACAGAACATTTTGATGCGTGAGATTCACTTGGTGAGATTTCAGTTCGATGGACAGACCGAGGGTTACGATGAACTAAACGAGAAGATCAGAACCACTATGTGGAGGATAAGACACGTTCTCAGTGAAAGAGACTGGGCATTTAGGAATGCCTCCAAGGAGTTTGAAAGCGAAAAGGAAGCTTTCGTTCAGAAGTTTGAGAAGGAGTTCTTGGAAGCTCCAGCCaatgaagacgaagaagcaTTTGAATCGTTGCAACGTTTCCAACTTGCCGTATATGGTATATCTGAATACATTGATGAAAACAAGGTGGATAGAACATTCGTCGATGGGCTAAAGGCCATTGCTACGTTGAAACTAAAGAAATTCTCCCCAAGAAACGAGGAGATAAAACTATTCCTCGAAGAGTCCAACAACGAAATAGTAGATGCGGGCGAATCTTTCCTCTTGTACACGTCTGATAATACATTAGAAGGTGTGCTAGAGGCATGCAAAGCGGTTAGAGAATTGAGAGAAAGTGGATCTTCTGTTTCCAGATACGATGAGATCGAAACTGTCGCAGAGTACGTGAACAAGTTGGCACAAGCTCAGTTAGCTAAGGCTGCTGAAGCTGAAGTAAAACTacaggaagaagatgccAAGACTAACGCTAACGTACtatga
- the LSM3 gene encoding U4/U6-U5 snRNP complex subunit LSM3, with translation MSDTPLDLLKLNLDGRVYVKLRDARELVGTLQAFDSHCNIVLSDAKETIYELEDGELKSTEKFAEMIFVRGGLVTLVTTPEDE, from the coding sequence atgTCTGATACACCACTGgatttgttgaaattgaatCTAGACGGTAGAGTCTACGTAAAATTACGTGACGCCCGTGAACTTGTGGGTACATTGCAGGCTTTTGATTCGCATTGCAATATTGTGCTTTCAGATGCTAAAGAGACTATCTATGAATTAGAAGATGGGGAACTGAAGAGCACAGAGAAGTTTGCAGAGATGATATTTGTAAGAGGTGGCTTGGTGACACTTGTAACGACTCCGGAAGACGAGTGA